The Streptomyces sp. NBC_01353 genome contains a region encoding:
- a CDS encoding phosphatase PAP2 family protein, giving the protein MAPYDRLRADRRTQSLETGTWWYANIAGEAADSFSARVRKRMQRACLAAVLLLAVVYAGLVLTATGQRWENAVLTGRLTDETLAAAHEANRTLQHITVYSLAVAMLVLTVIGMVRRRYALTLVALGTVGVSLFLAEVLKGYVLARPDLAHAPAHLSQNSFPSGHTTVAMSVMFGLALVVPYRVRGLAVGLCALWATAVGAYTVAAGWHRPSDTIGADLLVLAVACGLVALLARRGKVGPARSRRFPLRTVFVIVPLGIAAVGGLGAGLVLLVDSMFVLEPTDPNLFHVAYQAGHGLAAGASAAATLVLLALLRHVDLDAVPTPYRLTGTTLPAEEAGPFPTEADHEIS; this is encoded by the coding sequence ATGGCTCCCTACGACAGGCTCCGCGCCGACCGCAGAACGCAGTCGCTGGAGACCGGCACCTGGTGGTACGCCAACATCGCCGGTGAAGCGGCCGACTCCTTCAGCGCCCGGGTACGCAAAAGGATGCAGCGCGCCTGCCTCGCCGCGGTCCTGCTGCTCGCGGTCGTCTACGCCGGCCTCGTGCTGACCGCCACCGGCCAGCGCTGGGAGAACGCCGTGCTCACGGGCCGGCTCACCGACGAGACCCTGGCCGCCGCCCACGAGGCGAACCGCACCCTGCAGCACATCACGGTGTACTCCCTCGCCGTCGCCATGCTCGTGCTGACGGTCATAGGCATGGTGCGGCGACGGTACGCGCTCACGCTCGTCGCACTGGGCACCGTCGGCGTCTCCCTCTTCCTGGCCGAGGTGCTCAAGGGCTATGTCCTCGCCCGCCCGGATCTGGCCCACGCGCCCGCCCACCTGTCCCAGAACAGCTTCCCCAGCGGACACACCACGGTCGCGATGAGCGTGATGTTCGGCCTGGCCCTCGTCGTCCCTTACCGGGTCCGCGGCCTCGCCGTGGGCCTCTGCGCCCTGTGGGCGACGGCCGTGGGCGCGTACACCGTGGCCGCCGGATGGCACCGGCCCAGCGACACGATCGGCGCCGACCTGCTCGTTCTCGCCGTGGCCTGCGGACTCGTCGCCCTCCTGGCCCGCCGCGGCAAGGTGGGCCCCGCCCGCTCGCGCCGCTTCCCGCTGCGCACCGTTTTCGTGATCGTCCCCCTGGGCATCGCCGCCGTCGGCGGGCTCGGCGCCGGCCTGGTCCTCCTCGTCGACTCCATGTTCGTCCTGGAGCCCACCGACCCGAACCTGTTCCACGTCGCCTACCAGGCCGGACACGGCCTCGCCGCCGGTGCGAGCGCCGCGGCCACGCTGGTGCTCCTCGCCCTGCTGCGCCATGTCGATCTGGACGCCGTCCCCACTCCGTACCGGCTCACCGGCACCACCCTTCCCGCAGAGGAGGCAGGGCCCTTTCCCACCGAGGCGGATCACGAGATATCTTGA
- a CDS encoding sigma-70 family RNA polymerase sigma factor, with product MHSDERGTAALVDAAVAGDPHAGERLIRAYLPLVYNIVGRALDGHADVDDVVQETMFRALDGLPGLRDPERFRSWLVAIAMNQIRRRWRERQAGPVPGLDRATELADPAGDFVDLTILRLGLSGQRREVAEATRWLDESDRDLLALWWLEAGGELSRAELADALAVPAAHAAVRVQRMKERLETGRAVVRALATRPPCTELLDVTVGWDGHPAPIWRKRIARHVTTCAPCGRTRSGLAPAEGLLVGLGLVPPLLAWGAARPDIQTAAWAGQSPDTGAGGDWGAGQAGSPGSDWGMGQAGPGPELAPYGGAPADPGAAGSSAGQVSGGDPYLDFEPGSGLAGDGLGSVSGGGGGGFGEAGPSAPAPGAGREGSGLRRSVVAGVVAVGVLGGLILLVPSDPETRQPAPRTPAAAPPPAPSTVRASTAAPRPRPTSATPTPTPTPTPTAEERLTRLVNQRRVEAGCAPLRQDPRLTEAARDYARDMVRRGYYAHSSPEGEFADARISSAGYTWSAWAENLARGGSDPSVVFESWMDGAMHQENMLNCRYKHTGVAAVSGPDGMVWVQKLASPAS from the coding sequence ATGCACAGCGACGAGCGCGGCACGGCCGCACTGGTGGACGCGGCCGTGGCCGGGGACCCGCATGCCGGAGAGCGGCTGATACGCGCATACCTTCCGCTCGTCTACAACATCGTCGGCCGCGCGCTCGACGGGCACGCCGACGTCGACGACGTCGTGCAGGAGACGATGTTCCGCGCCCTGGACGGCCTGCCCGGGCTGCGGGACCCCGAACGCTTCCGGTCCTGGCTCGTCGCGATCGCGATGAACCAGATCCGCCGCCGCTGGCGCGAGCGGCAGGCCGGGCCCGTGCCCGGCCTCGACCGGGCGACCGAGCTCGCCGACCCCGCCGGGGACTTCGTCGACCTCACCATTCTGCGACTCGGCCTCTCCGGGCAGCGGCGCGAGGTCGCCGAGGCGACCCGCTGGCTCGACGAGAGCGACCGCGACCTCCTCGCCCTGTGGTGGCTGGAGGCCGGCGGCGAACTGAGCCGCGCGGAGCTCGCCGACGCCCTGGCCGTCCCCGCGGCACACGCGGCCGTCCGCGTCCAGCGGATGAAGGAACGGCTGGAGACCGGCCGCGCCGTCGTCCGCGCCCTCGCCACGCGGCCGCCCTGCACGGAACTGCTCGACGTGACCGTCGGCTGGGACGGACACCCGGCACCGATCTGGCGCAAACGCATCGCCCGCCACGTCACCACCTGCGCCCCATGCGGCCGCACCCGCTCGGGCCTGGCCCCCGCCGAGGGCCTCCTGGTGGGCCTCGGCCTGGTGCCACCGCTCCTGGCCTGGGGTGCGGCCCGTCCGGACATCCAGACGGCCGCCTGGGCGGGCCAGTCCCCGGACACGGGTGCGGGGGGCGACTGGGGTGCGGGGCAGGCGGGCAGCCCGGGATCCGACTGGGGCATGGGGCAGGCCGGCCCGGGGCCCGAGCTGGCGCCGTACGGGGGAGCGCCCGCGGATCCGGGGGCTGCCGGGTCGTCGGCCGGGCAGGTGTCCGGAGGGGATCCGTATCTGGACTTCGAGCCAGGGTCGGGGCTCGCCGGTGACGGGCTCGGCTCGGTGTCCGGCGGCGGAGGCGGTGGCTTCGGTGAGGCGGGGCCCTCGGCCCCCGCGCCCGGGGCGGGCCGCGAGGGGTCCGGCCTACGCCGGTCCGTCGTCGCCGGGGTGGTCGCCGTCGGCGTGCTCGGCGGGCTCATACTCCTCGTGCCGTCGGACCCCGAGACCCGACAGCCCGCACCCCGTACGCCCGCGGCGGCGCCACCCCCGGCGCCGAGCACCGTACGGGCGTCGACGGCCGCGCCCCGGCCGCGTCCGACCTCCGCCACGCCCACCCCCACGCCGACGCCGACCCCGACCGCCGAGGAACGGCTGACCCGACTGGTCAACCAGCGCCGCGTGGAAGCGGGTTGCGCGCCGCTCCGGCAGGATCCCCGACTCACCGAGGCCGCCCGGGACTACGCCCGGGACATGGTCCGGCGCGGGTACTACGCGCACAGCAGCCCCGAGGGCGAGTTCGCCGACGCGCGGATCTCGTCGGCGGGATACACCTGGTCCGCCTGGGCCGAGAATCTGGCGCGCGGCGGGTCCGACCCCTCCGTCGTCTTCGAGAGCTGGATGGACGGCGCGATGCACCAGGAGAACATGCTGAACTGCCGCTACAAGCACACGGGAGTCGCCGCCGTCTCCGGCCCCGACGGCATGGTGTGGGTGCAGAAGCTGGCCTCGCCGGCCTCCTGA
- a CDS encoding carbohydrate ABC transporter permease, translating into MTHTTLDRKRRFGRPAAGRQHHAGPLTYVLLGLAALVSLFPLYWNLVAASHSGERVVEAPAPLLPGPRLFDNLTFAWNQVDMGEALINTTVVAGLVAVSTVLFSTLAGFAFAKLPFRGRNAMLALVVATMTIPPQLSVIPLYRIITDLGWVDQLQSVVLPSLVAAFGVFFMRQYLIEALPVELVEAARMDGAHSLRIIWHVVFPVARPAMAVLGMLVFVQAWNDFFWPFIALTPDGNPTLQVALAGLGAGNHTVDQAVVLTGALISTLPLLLVFAVLGKHIVGGITSGAVKS; encoded by the coding sequence ATGACACACACCACCCTCGACAGGAAGCGGCGCTTCGGGCGCCCGGCCGCAGGCCGCCAGCACCACGCCGGCCCGCTGACCTACGTCCTGCTGGGCCTGGCCGCCCTGGTCTCGCTCTTCCCGCTGTACTGGAACCTCGTCGCCGCCTCCCATTCGGGCGAGCGCGTGGTCGAGGCTCCGGCCCCGCTGCTGCCCGGCCCCCGGCTCTTCGACAACCTCACCTTCGCCTGGAACCAGGTCGACATGGGTGAGGCGCTGATCAACACCACCGTCGTCGCCGGCCTCGTCGCGGTGTCCACGGTCCTCTTCTCCACCCTCGCCGGCTTCGCCTTCGCCAAGCTGCCCTTCAGAGGCCGCAACGCCATGCTCGCCCTCGTCGTGGCGACGATGACGATCCCGCCGCAGCTGAGCGTGATCCCGCTGTACCGGATCATCACCGACCTGGGCTGGGTCGACCAGCTCCAGTCGGTCGTCCTGCCGTCCCTGGTCGCGGCGTTCGGCGTGTTCTTCATGCGGCAGTACCTGATCGAGGCGCTCCCGGTGGAGCTGGTCGAGGCGGCCCGCATGGACGGCGCGCACAGTCTGCGGATCATCTGGCACGTGGTCTTCCCGGTGGCCAGGCCCGCGATGGCGGTGCTCGGGATGCTCGTCTTCGTCCAGGCGTGGAACGACTTCTTCTGGCCGTTCATCGCGCTGACCCCGGACGGGAACCCGACCCTGCAGGTCGCCCTGGCCGGCCTCGGCGCGGGCAACCACACCGTCGACCAGGCGGTCGTGCTGACCGGCGCACTGATATCCACCCTGCCACTGCTGCTGGTCTTCGCCGTGCTCGGCAAGCACATCGTCGGCGGCATCACCTCGGGCGCCGTCAAGAGCTGA
- a CDS encoding sugar ABC transporter permease, with the protein MATSLRAAADGTPPPAPPSSPTRRSTPPPPSGWRSRFYRWDLRLSPYAFVSPFFLTFAAFGLFPLLYTGWLSLHRVELGGDAEWKGLDNYANLADSEFFWNALANTFTIGVISTVPQLLMALGLAHLLNYKLRGRGFFRVAVLAPYATSIAAATLVFAQLFNTDYGLINTVLGWVGFDPVDWESSKWPSQIAISTIVIWRWTGYNALIYLAAMQAVPQDLYEAAALDGASRWRQFVSVTIPSIRPTILFTIIVSTIGATQLFGEPMIFGGSLGVSGGSGNQFQTLSLLMYEKGWVTGALGQASAIAWVMLLLLLLIGAVRMLFARANRKKLGA; encoded by the coding sequence GTGGCCACCTCCCTCCGGGCCGCGGCCGACGGCACTCCGCCGCCCGCCCCGCCCTCCTCCCCCACCCGCCGAAGCACCCCTCCGCCTCCCAGCGGTTGGCGCAGCCGGTTCTACCGGTGGGACCTGCGGCTCAGCCCGTACGCCTTCGTCTCCCCCTTCTTCCTCACCTTCGCCGCCTTCGGGCTCTTCCCGCTGCTCTACACGGGCTGGCTCTCGCTCCACCGGGTCGAGCTCGGCGGTGACGCGGAGTGGAAGGGGCTGGACAACTACGCCAATCTGGCGGACAGCGAGTTCTTCTGGAACGCGCTCGCCAACACCTTCACCATCGGGGTCATCTCGACCGTCCCCCAGCTGCTCATGGCCCTGGGCCTGGCGCATCTGCTCAACTACAAGCTGCGCGGCCGCGGTTTCTTCCGCGTCGCGGTGCTCGCCCCGTACGCCACCTCGATCGCGGCGGCGACGCTCGTCTTCGCCCAGCTCTTCAACACCGACTACGGTCTGATCAACACGGTGCTCGGCTGGGTCGGCTTCGATCCGGTGGACTGGGAGTCCTCCAAGTGGCCCTCCCAGATCGCCATTTCGACGATCGTGATCTGGCGCTGGACCGGATACAACGCGCTGATCTACCTCGCCGCGATGCAGGCGGTGCCCCAGGACCTCTACGAGGCGGCGGCGCTCGACGGGGCATCCCGCTGGCGGCAGTTCGTCAGCGTCACCATCCCGTCGATCCGCCCGACGATCCTGTTCACGATCATCGTGTCCACCATCGGCGCCACACAGCTCTTCGGCGAGCCGATGATCTTCGGCGGCAGTCTCGGCGTGAGCGGCGGCAGCGGCAACCAGTTCCAGACGCTGAGTCTGCTGATGTACGAGAAGGGCTGGGTGACCGGCGCTCTGGGACAGGCGTCGGCCATCGCCTGGGTGATGCTGCTGCTCCTGCTGCTGATCGGGGCGGTCCGGATGCTCTTCGCCCGGGCGAACCGCAAGAAGCTGGGGGCCTGA
- a CDS encoding ABC transporter substrate-binding protein, protein MRTSSTRRTREGRRRTTMAAVAGLTACAALITGCGGDGSDEAGGDGKITLRIGTFGSFGYDDKTGAKLYAEYEKAHPNIKIVESNVADGQKYWDTLKLRLSRNSGLADIQALEVGYIAEATGPAMADKWVDLSKSGGADLDAFLDWKVNQATTSDGKVIALGTDIGPMAICYNKDLFAKAKLPTDRAAVGALWQGDWAKFLETGKNYQKNAPAGTSFHDSASGLFNAVISSEPVQYADTKGELDYENSPGVKKAWETAVAAAQGGITAKLRQFDEKGTWNAAFKNSKFATVACPSWMTGIIKDQAGAANQGKWDIAAPPVAGNWGGAFLGVPKSGKHAKEAAELAAWLTAPAQHAKVFGVNGNIPSTKHTLTSAVVQDAKLPYFGEAPVGKIYSEAAAGITPAPISRWDGQVKTFITDNGILDIEQRGTDPAQAWENVKKLIEDKIEQ, encoded by the coding sequence ATGCGCACTTCCAGCACCAGACGCACCAGAGAGGGGCGCCGGCGCACCACCATGGCCGCGGTCGCGGGCCTCACGGCGTGCGCCGCCCTGATCACCGGTTGCGGCGGCGACGGTTCCGACGAGGCCGGCGGCGACGGGAAGATCACCCTGCGCATCGGCACCTTCGGCTCCTTCGGCTACGACGACAAGACCGGCGCCAAGCTCTACGCCGAGTACGAGAAGGCGCACCCGAACATCAAGATCGTCGAGTCCAATGTCGCCGACGGCCAGAAGTACTGGGACACCCTCAAGCTGCGCCTCTCCCGCAACAGCGGCCTCGCCGACATCCAGGCCCTCGAAGTCGGCTACATCGCGGAGGCCACCGGCCCCGCCATGGCCGACAAGTGGGTCGACCTGAGCAAGAGCGGCGGGGCCGACCTCGACGCCTTCCTCGACTGGAAGGTCAATCAGGCCACCACCTCCGACGGCAAGGTCATCGCCCTCGGTACCGACATCGGCCCGATGGCCATCTGCTACAACAAGGACCTGTTCGCCAAGGCGAAGCTGCCGACCGACCGAGCGGCGGTCGGCGCACTGTGGCAGGGCGACTGGGCCAAGTTCCTGGAGACAGGGAAGAACTACCAGAAGAACGCCCCGGCGGGAACGTCCTTCCACGACTCCGCGAGCGGTCTGTTCAACGCGGTCATCTCCAGCGAGCCGGTGCAGTACGCCGACACCAAGGGCGAGTTGGACTACGAGAACAGCCCCGGGGTGAAGAAGGCGTGGGAGACCGCCGTCGCGGCGGCGCAGGGCGGGATCACCGCCAAGCTCCGCCAGTTCGACGAGAAGGGCACCTGGAACGCCGCCTTCAAGAACTCCAAGTTCGCGACCGTCGCCTGCCCGAGCTGGATGACCGGCATCATCAAGGACCAGGCGGGCGCGGCCAACCAGGGCAAGTGGGACATCGCCGCACCGCCCGTGGCGGGCAACTGGGGCGGCGCGTTCCTGGGCGTCCCCAAGTCCGGCAAGCACGCCAAGGAGGCCGCCGAGCTGGCCGCATGGCTGACCGCGCCGGCGCAGCACGCCAAGGTCTTCGGCGTGAACGGCAACATTCCCTCGACCAAGCACACCCTGACCTCCGCGGTGGTGCAGGACGCCAAGCTGCCGTACTTCGGTGAGGCCCCGGTCGGGAAGATCTACTCCGAGGCCGCGGCCGGCATCACGCCCGCCCCGATCAGCCGCTGGGACGGCCAGGTGAAGACCTTCATCACCGACAACGGCATCCTCGACATCGAGCAGCGCGGCACCGATCCCGCGCAGGCGTGGGAGAACGTCAAGAAGCTCATCGAGGACAAGATCGAGCAGTAG
- a CDS encoding LacI family DNA-binding transcriptional regulator, with protein sequence MVVSGRQTGRPTLEEVAARAGVGRGTVSRVINGSPRVSEHAKAAVDRAVAELGYVPNRAARALAGSRTDAVALVIPETEARLFAEPYFLDIIRGVSAELADADKQLLLTLIRSDKERQRFEQYLAAQRVDGVLLVSVHADDPLPDQVRALGLPAVLNGRRAEAEPVAYVDSDNVGAGRSAVAHLAGRSRRRIATITGPLDMYVARCRLDGYHRGLAEAGLAPDESLVATGDFTEDGGRRAMHELLERSPDLDAVFAASDVMAAGARAVLRASGRRVPQDVALVGVDDSPVARHMDPPLTSVRQPIEEMGRTMARLLLQEIAGASEERHHRVLPTELVVRDSS encoded by the coding sequence ATGGTGGTGAGCGGGCGCCAGACCGGCAGGCCCACCCTGGAGGAGGTCGCGGCCAGGGCGGGTGTCGGCCGGGGCACGGTCTCGCGGGTGATCAACGGCTCCCCGCGGGTGAGCGAGCACGCCAAGGCCGCCGTCGACCGGGCCGTCGCCGAACTCGGCTACGTACCCAACCGTGCGGCGCGGGCGCTGGCCGGCAGCCGCACCGACGCCGTGGCGCTGGTGATCCCCGAGACGGAGGCCAGGCTCTTCGCCGAGCCGTACTTCCTCGACATCATCCGTGGAGTCAGCGCCGAACTCGCCGATGCCGACAAGCAGCTGCTGCTCACGCTCATCCGCAGCGACAAGGAGCGCCAGCGCTTCGAGCAGTACCTCGCCGCCCAGCGGGTGGACGGTGTGCTGCTGGTGTCGGTCCACGCCGACGACCCGCTGCCCGACCAGGTGCGGGCGCTCGGGCTGCCGGCCGTGCTGAACGGTCGCCGTGCCGAGGCCGAGCCGGTGGCGTACGTCGACTCCGACAACGTCGGCGCCGGGCGCTCCGCCGTCGCCCATCTCGCCGGCCGGAGCCGCCGCCGCATCGCGACCATCACGGGTCCGCTCGACATGTACGTGGCCCGCTGTCGCCTCGACGGCTACCACCGGGGACTCGCGGAGGCCGGACTCGCCCCCGACGAATCCCTCGTGGCCACCGGCGACTTCACCGAGGACGGCGGACGGCGGGCCATGCACGAGCTGCTGGAGCGCAGCCCCGACCTCGACGCCGTCTTCGCCGCCTCCGACGTCATGGCGGCGGGCGCCCGCGCGGTCCTGCGCGCGTCGGGGCGCCGGGTCCCGCAGGACGTGGCCCTGGTCGGCGTCGACGACTCGCCGGTGGCCCGCCACATGGACCCGCCCCTGACGAGCGTGCGCCAGCCGATCGAGGAGATGGGGCGCACCATGGCCCGGCTGCTGCTCCAGGAGATCGCGGGGGCGTCCGAGGAGCGGCACCACCGCGTCCTGCCGACAGAACTGGTCGTCCGCGACTCGTCCTGA
- a CDS encoding CAP domain-containing protein, producing MQHHDEHSPDDRRTNGGGRHRRGRRAGRRARRVPSFRTAVTVAGTATAVLTVAAGAYVASLGSPEGAGARPDAVALSQVAPLAKGSVPSAVPPVAPSERTPPAVRSAPSVAPSSSPSPSPSGPASASAPSPSPTSVPAPVRPTPARQKAAVPGPLEAVARVVGKVDQYVEQVVSLANVEREKAGCSPLRSNSKLRSASQAHADDMAERDYYEHTNPEGRDAGDRITTAGYAWSSWAENIHRGPKSPAAAMEDWMNSDGHRRNILNCSFKDIGVGVKLTANGPWWVQNFGTGR from the coding sequence ATGCAGCACCACGACGAGCACAGCCCCGACGACCGGCGGACGAACGGCGGCGGCAGGCACCGCAGAGGACGGCGTGCGGGACGTCGCGCTCGCCGCGTGCCGTCCTTCCGTACCGCTGTGACCGTCGCGGGTACGGCGACCGCCGTCCTCACCGTCGCGGCGGGAGCGTACGTCGCGTCCCTGGGCTCGCCGGAGGGTGCGGGAGCCCGCCCGGACGCGGTCGCCCTGTCGCAGGTGGCGCCCCTGGCCAAGGGGTCCGTGCCGTCGGCCGTCCCACCGGTCGCACCCTCGGAACGGACGCCGCCGGCCGTACGGTCCGCTCCTTCGGTCGCTCCGTCCTCGTCCCCGTCCCCGTCTCCGTCCGGGCCGGCGTCGGCCTCCGCGCCGAGCCCATCGCCGACTTCCGTGCCGGCGCCCGTCCGCCCCACGCCGGCACGGCAGAAGGCTGCGGTGCCCGGCCCGCTCGAAGCGGTGGCGCGTGTCGTCGGGAAGGTGGACCAGTACGTCGAACAGGTCGTCTCGCTCGCCAACGTCGAGCGGGAGAAGGCGGGTTGTTCCCCGCTCCGCTCCAACAGCAAGCTGCGGAGTGCGTCTCAGGCGCACGCTGACGACATGGCGGAACGCGACTACTACGAGCACACCAACCCCGAGGGGCGGGACGCGGGCGACCGGATCACGACCGCCGGGTACGCGTGGTCCAGCTGGGCCGAGAACATCCACCGCGGCCCGAAGAGCCCCGCGGCGGCGATGGAGGACTGGATGAACAGCGACGGGCACCGCCGCAACATCCTCAACTGCTCGTTCAAGGACATCGGCGTCGGGGTGAAGCTGACCGCCAACGGGCCTTGGTGGGTACAGAACTTCGGCACCGGCCGCTGA
- a CDS encoding NADP-dependent isocitrate dehydrogenase, whose translation MTDSTIIYTHTDEAPALATYSFLPVIQAYASTAGVNVETRDISLAGRVIAGFPERLDEGQRIDDALAELGALAKTPGANIIKLPNVSASIPQLKAVIAELQAQGYALPDYPDDPQTDEDKDVRARYDKVKGSAVNPVLREGNSDRRAPGSVKNYAKTHPHRMGAWSSDSKTNVATMGQNDFRSTEKSATLSEAGTLRIEHVAADGTTTVLRESVPVLAGEVVDASVMHVAALRTFLGEQIARAKAEDVLFSVHLKATMMKVSDPIVFGHVVRAFFPKTFAAHGAALAAAGLSPNDGLGGILNGLAALPNGAEIKASFDAELAEGPALAMVDSDKGITNLHVPSDVIVDASMPAMIRTSGHMWGPDGQEADTLAVLPDSSYSGVYQAVLDDCRAHGAFDPSTMGSVPNVGLMAQKAEEYGSHDKTFEIAAAGTVRLVDAAGNVVLEQEVAEGDIFRACQTKDLPIQDWVKLAVTRARATGAPAVFWLDETRAHDAQLIAKVKQYLPEHDTEGLEIKILAPVDATTFSLERIRRGEDTISVTGNVLRDYLTDLFPILELGTSAKMLSVVPLMAGGGLFETGAGGSAPKHVQQLVKENYLRWDSLGEFFALAASFEHLATTTSNARAQVLADTLDRATGTFLNEDKSPTRRVGGIDNRGSHFYLALYWAQELAKQTDDVQLAEAFAGLAKTLTEQEETIVSELNAVQGSPADIGGYYQPDPAKAAAVMRPSATFNEAIASLA comes from the coding sequence GTGACTGACTCGACCATCATCTACACCCACACTGACGAGGCGCCCGCCCTGGCGACGTACTCGTTCCTGCCCGTGATCCAGGCCTACGCCTCGACGGCCGGGGTCAATGTCGAGACCCGTGACATCTCCCTGGCGGGACGCGTCATCGCCGGCTTCCCCGAGCGTCTCGACGAAGGTCAGCGCATCGACGACGCGCTCGCCGAGCTCGGCGCGCTGGCCAAGACGCCCGGCGCGAACATCATCAAGCTGCCGAACGTCTCGGCGTCCATCCCGCAGCTGAAGGCCGTGATCGCCGAGCTCCAGGCGCAGGGCTACGCCCTCCCGGACTACCCGGACGACCCGCAGACCGACGAGGACAAGGACGTCCGCGCCCGCTACGACAAGGTCAAGGGCAGCGCCGTCAACCCGGTCCTGCGCGAGGGCAACTCCGATCGCCGCGCCCCCGGCTCGGTCAAGAACTACGCCAAGACGCACCCGCACCGCATGGGCGCCTGGTCCTCGGACTCGAAGACCAACGTCGCCACCATGGGCCAGAACGACTTCCGCTCCACCGAGAAGTCCGCGACCCTCTCCGAGGCCGGCACGCTGCGCATCGAGCACGTCGCCGCCGACGGCACCACCACCGTCCTGCGCGAGTCGGTCCCCGTGCTCGCCGGTGAGGTCGTCGACGCCTCCGTCATGCACGTCGCAGCCCTGCGCACCTTCCTCGGCGAGCAGATCGCCCGCGCCAAGGCCGAGGACGTCCTGTTCTCCGTGCACCTCAAGGCCACGATGATGAAGGTCTCCGACCCGATCGTCTTCGGCCACGTGGTCCGCGCCTTCTTCCCGAAGACCTTCGCCGCCCACGGTGCGGCGCTCGCCGCCGCCGGCCTCTCCCCGAACGACGGCCTCGGTGGGATCCTCAACGGCCTGGCCGCCCTCCCGAACGGTGCCGAGATCAAGGCGTCCTTCGACGCCGAGCTCGCCGAGGGCCCGGCCCTCGCCATGGTCGACTCCGACAAGGGCATCACCAACCTGCACGTGCCGTCCGACGTCATCGTCGACGCCTCGATGCCGGCCATGATCCGCACCTCCGGCCACATGTGGGGCCCGGACGGCCAGGAGGCCGACACCCTCGCCGTCCTCCCGGACAGCAGCTACTCCGGTGTCTACCAGGCCGTCCTCGACGACTGCCGCGCCCACGGCGCCTTCGACCCGTCGACCATGGGCTCCGTACCCAACGTCGGTCTGATGGCGCAGAAGGCCGAGGAGTACGGCTCCCACGACAAGACCTTCGAGATCGCCGCGGCCGGCACCGTCCGCCTCGTCGACGCCGCCGGCAACGTCGTCCTGGAGCAGGAGGTCGCCGAGGGCGACATCTTCCGCGCCTGCCAGACCAAGGACCTGCCCATCCAGGACTGGGTCAAGCTCGCCGTGACCCGCGCCCGCGCCACCGGCGCCCCGGCCGTCTTCTGGCTGGACGAGACCCGCGCGCACGACGCCCAGCTGATCGCCAAGGTCAAGCAGTACCTGCCGGAGCACGACACCGAGGGCCTGGAGATCAAGATCCTCGCCCCGGTCGACGCCACCACGTTCTCCCTGGAGCGCATCCGCCGCGGCGAGGACACCATCTCGGTCACCGGCAACGTGCTGCGTGACTACCTGACCGACCTCTTCCCGATCCTGGAGCTGGGCACCAGCGCCAAGATGCTCTCGGTCGTCCCGCTGATGGCCGGCGGCGGCCTGTTCGAGACGGGCGCCGGCGGCTCCGCCCCGAAGCACGTCCAGCAGCTCGTCAAGGAGAACTACCTCCGCTGGGACTCCCTCGGCGAGTTCTTCGCCCTGGCCGCCAGCTTCGAGCACCTGGCGACCACCACGAGCAACGCCCGCGCCCAGGTCCTCGCCGACACCCTCGACCGCGCCACCGGCACCTTCCTCAACGAGGACAAGTCGCCGACCCGTCGCGTCGGTGGTATCGACAACCGCGGCAGCCACTTCTACCTGGCCCTCTACTGGGCCCAGGAGCTGGCCAAGCAGACCGACGACGTGCAGCTCGCGGAGGCCTTCGCCGGCCTCGCCAAGACCCTGACCGAGCAGGAGGAGACCATCGTCTCCGAGCTCAACGCGGTCCAGGGCTCCCCGGCCGACATCGGCGGCTACTACCAGCCCGACCCGGCCAAGGCCGCGGCCGTGATGCGTCCGTCCGCCACCTTCAACGAGGCCATCGCGTCCCTCGCCTGA